The following coding sequences lie in one Cercospora beticola chromosome 9, complete sequence genomic window:
- a CDS encoding uncharacterized protein (antiSMASH:Cluster_4), translating into MKSGLYAIVLAAAAGGVQAAWTCILPKSYGGTAVNQFGDCVQNGNLNDIYPCRHQAVSRSFILSSVAG; encoded by the exons ATGAAGTCCGGTCTCTATGCCATCGTCCTCGCAGCCGCTGCCGGTGGTGTCCAAGCGGCTTGG ACCTGCATCCTTCCGAAATCATACGGCGGGACGGCCGTCAATCAATTCGGCGACTGCGTGCAAAATGGAAATTTGAACGACATCTATCCTTGTAGACATCAGGCTGTGAGTCGTTCTTTCATTCTGTCGTCAGTTGCAGGATAG